A single region of the Pontimicrobium sp. SW4 genome encodes:
- the ykgO gene encoding type B 50S ribosomal protein L36 produces the protein MKVRASVKKRSADCKIVRRKGRLYVINKKNPRFKQRQG, from the coding sequence ATGAAAGTAAGAGCATCAGTAAAAAAGCGTAGCGCAGATTGCAAAATTGTGCGTAGAAAAGGTAGACTTTACGTCATTAACAAAAAGAATCCTAGATTCAAACAAAGACAAGGGTAA
- the rpmD gene encoding 50S ribosomal protein L30: protein MAKIKVTKEKSAINRTKRQKLTLLALGLKKIGQTVEHDATPNILGMVNKVKHLVSVKEA, encoded by the coding sequence ATGGCTAAGATTAAAGTAACAAAAGAAAAAAGTGCAATCAATCGTACAAAAAGACAAAAGCTAACATTATTAGCTCTAGGCTTAAAAAAGATTGGTCAAACTGTAGAACACGATGCTACACCAAATATTCTTGGTATGGTTAATAAAGTTAAACATTTAGTTTCTGTTAAGGAAGCTTAA
- the rplN gene encoding 50S ribosomal protein L14 → MVQQESRLKVADNTGAKEVLTIRVLGGTKRRYASVGDKIVVTVKDATPNGNIKKGAVSTAVVVRTVKEVRRPDGSYIRFDDNACVLLNPTGEMRGTRVFGPVARELRDKQFMKIVSLAPEVL, encoded by the coding sequence ATGGTACAACAAGAATCAAGATTAAAAGTAGCTGATAACACTGGAGCAAAAGAAGTTTTAACTATTCGTGTTCTAGGTGGTACAAAAAGAAGATACGCTTCTGTTGGTGACAAAATTGTTGTTACTGTTAAAGACGCTACTCCTAATGGAAACATTAAAAAAGGAGCAGTTTCTACAGCAGTTGTTGTTCGTACTGTAAAAGAGGTTAGAAGACCAGATGGATCGTACATCAGATTTGATGACAACGCATGTGTGCTTTTAAATCCAACTGGAGAAATGAGAGGTACTCGTGTATTTGGACCAGTAGCTAGAGAACTTCGTGATAAGCAATTCATGAAAATTGTATCATTAGCACCAGAAGTGCTTTAA
- the rpsH gene encoding 30S ribosomal protein S8, with the protein MYTDPVADYLTRIRNAVAANHRVVEIPASNLKKEMTKILFDQGYILSYKFDDDSTVQGTIKIALKYTKETKEPVIKRIQRISKPGLRKYASSKELPRILNGLGIAIVSTSHGVMTGKQAQRENVGGEVLCYVY; encoded by the coding sequence ATGTATACAGATCCAGTAGCGGATTATTTAACAAGAATTAGAAATGCTGTAGCTGCTAACCACAGAGTGGTTGAGATTCCAGCGTCTAATTTAAAGAAAGAGATGACTAAAATATTATTCGATCAAGGATATATTTTAAGTTACAAGTTCGATGATGATTCTACAGTACAAGGAACTATTAAAATAGCTCTTAAATACACTAAAGAAACTAAAGAACCTGTAATAAAAAGGATTCAAAGAATAAGTAAACCAGGTTTACGTAAATATGCAAGTTCGAAAGAACTTCCTCGTATTCTTAATGGTCTTGGTATTGCCATTGTTTCTACTTCTCATGGAGTAATGACAGGTAAACAAGCACAAAGAGAAAATGTAGGTGGTGAAGTATTGTGTTACGTATACTAA
- the rpsK gene encoding 30S ribosomal protein S11, whose protein sequence is MAKSSTKKRKVIVESAGEAHITASFNNIIISLTNKKGDVISWSSAGKMGFRGSKKNTPYAAQLAAEDALNVAKEAGLKKVKVYVKGPGNGRESAIRSIHNGGIEVTEIIDVTPTPHNGCRPPKRRRV, encoded by the coding sequence ATGGCAAAGTCAAGTACTAAAAAACGTAAAGTTATAGTAGAATCTGCAGGAGAAGCACATATTACAGCTTCTTTTAATAACATTATCATTTCTCTTACCAACAAAAAAGGTGACGTAATTTCTTGGTCATCAGCTGGTAAAATGGGATTTAGAGGATCTAAGAAAAATACGCCTTACGCTGCACAATTAGCTGCAGAAGATGCTTTAAACGTTGCTAAAGAAGCAGGTTTAAAGAAAGTAAAAGTGTATGTTAAAGGTCCTGGTAATGGTAGAGAATCTGCTATTAGATCAATTCATAATGGTGGTATTGAAGTTACAGAAATTATTGATGTAACACCAACACCTCATAATGGATGTAGACCTCCAAAACGTAGAAGAGTTTAA
- the rplO gene encoding 50S ribosomal protein L15, whose translation MDLSNLKPAEGSVNNNSKRVGRGQGSGKGGTATRGHKGAKSRSGYSRKLGFEGGQMPLQRRVPKFGFTNINRKEYQGINLDTLQQMVDDKKIKGTVDLDTFAAFRLAGKNELVKILGRGELKAKLKVSAHKFTASAKAAIEAAGGEAVTL comes from the coding sequence ATGGATTTAAGTAATTTAAAACCTGCAGAAGGTTCAGTTAACAATAATAGTAAACGCGTTGGTCGTGGACAAGGTTCTGGAAAAGGTGGTACCGCTACAAGAGGTCACAAAGGAGCTAAGTCTCGTTCTGGTTATTCTAGAAAATTAGGTTTTGAAGGTGGACAAATGCCACTTCAAAGACGTGTGCCAAAGTTTGGTTTTACTAACATTAACCGTAAAGAATATCAAGGGATAAACCTAGATACTTTACAACAAATGGTTGACGATAAGAAAATAAAAGGTACTGTAGATTTAGATACATTTGCTGCATTCCGTTTAGCTGGTAAAAATGAACTAGTTAAAATATTAGGAAGAGGTGAATTAAAAGCTAAATTAAAAGTATCTGCTCATAAATTTACTGCTTCAGCAAAAGCTGCAATAGAAGCTGCTGGAGGAGAAGCTGTAACTTTATAA
- the rplX gene encoding 50S ribosomal protein L24 — protein sequence MGKFKIKSGDTVKVIAGDHKGSEGKVLKVLTDKNKAIVEGVNMIKKHMKPSADNPQGGIVEKEASIQVSNLSLLTSKGETTRVGYRMEDDKKVRFAKKSNEVI from the coding sequence ATGGGAAAGTTTAAAATAAAATCAGGAGATACAGTTAAAGTAATTGCTGGAGATCATAAAGGATCAGAAGGGAAAGTGCTTAAAGTATTAACCGATAAGAATAAAGCGATAGTAGAAGGTGTAAATATGATTAAAAAACATATGAAACCTAGCGCTGATAATCCTCAAGGAGGAATCGTTGAAAAAGAAGCTTCTATTCAAGTTTCTAACCTATCATTGTTGACCTCTAAAGGGGAAACAACTAGAGTTGGATATAGAATGGAAGATGATAAGAAAGTGAGATTTGCTAAAAAATCTAATGAAGTAATTTAA
- the rplF gene encoding 50S ribosomal protein L6 yields MSRIGNNPVAIPEGVTVDVKENVVTVKGKLGELTQNYDSIEIKVEDSNIMVTRSSDTKDQKAKHGLYRSLMHNMIEGVSKGWTKELELVGVGYRASNQGQKLDLALGFSHNIVLDIAPEIKVETISEKGKNPIVKLTSHDKQLVGQVAAKIRGFRPPEPYKGKGVKFVGEEIRRKAGKSA; encoded by the coding sequence ATGTCAAGAATAGGAAATAATCCAGTAGCCATTCCAGAAGGCGTAACAGTTGATGTTAAAGAAAATGTCGTGACTGTTAAAGGTAAATTAGGAGAGTTAACACAAAACTACGATTCTATAGAAATTAAAGTTGAAGATAGTAACATTATGGTTACTCGTTCTTCAGATACTAAAGATCAAAAAGCAAAACATGGTTTATACAGATCATTAATGCATAACATGATTGAGGGTGTATCTAAAGGATGGACTAAAGAATTAGAATTAGTAGGAGTAGGATATAGAGCAAGTAATCAAGGGCAGAAACTAGATTTAGCTTTAGGTTTTTCTCATAACATTGTATTAGACATTGCTCCAGAGATCAAGGTTGAAACAATTTCAGAAAAAGGAAAGAATCCTATAGTAAAGTTAACTTCACATGACAAACAATTAGTAGGTCAAGTAGCGGCAAAAATCCGTGGATTTAGACCACCTGAGCCTTATAAAGGTAAAGGAGTTAAGTTTGTAGGAGAAGAAATTAGAAGAAAAGCAGGTAAATCAGCATAA
- the rpsD gene encoding 30S ribosomal protein S4 — protein sequence MARYTGPKTKIARKFGEAIFGEDKSFEKRNYPPGQHGNARRRGKKSEYAIQLMEKQKAKYSYGILERQFRNMFKQATAAPGITGEVLLQLCESRLDNVVYRMGLSRSRRGARQLVSHRHITVNGNIVNIPSYSLKAGDVIAVREKSKSLEAIGNALASSSNVYEWITWNNDTMQGTFVSVPARVQIPENINEQFIVELYSK from the coding sequence ATGGCAAGATATACTGGTCCTAAAACTAAAATAGCACGTAAATTCGGAGAAGCTATTTTTGGAGAAGATAAATCTTTTGAAAAAAGAAATTACCCTCCAGGTCAACACGGAAACGCAAGACGTCGTGGAAAAAAATCTGAATATGCAATCCAATTAATGGAGAAGCAAAAAGCAAAATACTCTTACGGTATTTTAGAACGTCAATTTAGAAACATGTTTAAACAAGCAACTGCAGCACCAGGAATTACAGGTGAGGTATTGTTACAGTTATGTGAATCTAGATTAGATAACGTTGTTTATAGAATGGGTTTATCTCGTTCTAGAAGAGGTGCTAGACAATTAGTATCTCATAGACATATTACTGTGAATGGTAACATTGTAAACATTCCTTCATATTCTTTAAAAGCAGGAGATGTTATAGCAGTTAGAGAGAAATCAAAATCGTTAGAAGCTATTGGTAATGCATTAGCATCATCATCAAATGTTTATGAATGGATTACATGGAATAACGACACTATGCAAGGAACATTTGTTTCTGTTCCTGCTAGAGTTCAAATTCCTGAAAACATTAATGAGCAGTTCATCGTCGAATTATATTCTAAATAA
- a CDS encoding DNA-directed RNA polymerase subunit alpha, producing MAILNFQKPDKVIMIDSTDSQGKFEFRPLEPGYGLTVGNALRRVLLSSLEGFAITSVRIEGVEHEFSTIAGVVEDVTEIILNLKQVRFKRQIDEIDNESVSISISGQEQITAGDFQKFISGFQVLNSDLVICNLDPKVSINMEIAIEKGRGYVPAEENKKATAPIGTIFTDSIYTPIKNVKYSVENFRVEQKTDYEKLVFEIDTDGSINPQDALTEAAKILIHHFMLFSDERITLEADEIAQTETYDEESLHMRQLLKTKLIDMDLSVRALNCLKAAEVDTLGDLVSFNKNDLMKFRNFGKKSLTELEELVNVKGLNFGMDLSKYKLDKD from the coding sequence ATGGCAATTTTAAATTTTCAAAAGCCCGATAAAGTAATCATGATTGATTCTACGGATTCTCAAGGTAAATTCGAATTTAGACCTTTAGAACCTGGTTATGGATTAACAGTAGGAAATGCTTTAAGAAGAGTGTTACTTTCTTCTTTAGAAGGATTTGCGATTACTTCAGTTAGAATTGAAGGAGTAGAGCATGAATTCTCTACTATTGCAGGTGTAGTAGAAGATGTAACAGAAATTATTCTTAACTTAAAACAAGTACGTTTTAAGCGTCAAATAGACGAAATAGACAACGAATCAGTATCTATTTCAATCTCAGGACAAGAGCAAATTACTGCAGGTGATTTTCAAAAATTTATTTCAGGATTCCAAGTATTAAATTCAGATTTAGTTATCTGTAACTTAGATCCTAAAGTAAGTATCAATATGGAAATTGCTATAGAAAAAGGTAGAGGATATGTACCAGCTGAAGAAAATAAAAAAGCTACAGCACCTATAGGAACTATCTTTACAGATTCTATTTACACACCAATAAAGAATGTTAAGTATAGCGTTGAAAACTTTCGTGTAGAGCAAAAAACAGATTACGAAAAATTAGTTTTCGAAATAGACACAGATGGTTCAATCAACCCTCAAGATGCTTTAACTGAAGCAGCTAAAATATTAATTCACCACTTCATGTTATTCTCTGATGAGCGTATTACGCTTGAAGCTGATGAAATAGCACAAACTGAAACTTATGATGAAGAATCACTTCACATGAGACAGTTGCTTAAAACTAAGTTAATCGATATGGATTTATCTGTACGTGCACTTAACTGTTTAAAAGCTGCTGAAGTAGATACATTAGGAGACTTAGTATCATTCAACAAAAATGACCTTATGAAGTTCCGTAACTTTGGTAAGAAGTCTTTAACTGAGCTTGAAGAGCTTGTAAATGTTAAAGGTTTAAACTTCGGAATGGACTTAAGCAAATATAAATTAGATAAAGATTAA
- the infA gene encoding translation initiation factor IF-1: MAKQAAIEQDGTIIEALSNAMFRVELENGHIVTAHISGKMRMHYIKLLPGDKVKLEMSPYDLTKARITYRY, encoded by the coding sequence ATGGCAAAGCAAGCAGCAATAGAACAAGACGGAACAATAATAGAAGCATTGTCAAATGCTATGTTTCGTGTAGAATTAGAAAATGGTCACATTGTGACTGCACATATTTCTGGTAAAATGCGTATGCATTATATTAAGTTATTACCAGGAGACAAAGTGAAATTAGAAATGAGTCCTTATGATTTGACAAAGGCTCGCATAACTTATAGATACTAA
- the rplQ gene encoding 50S ribosomal protein L17 — MRHGKKFNHLGRQTAHRKAMLANMACSLIEHKRINTTVAKAKALKQFVEPMITKSKEDTTHNRRIVMSRLRQKEAVAELFREVAAKVGDRPGGYTRIIKLGNRLGDNADMAMIELVDYNEIYNAGKESKKTTRRSRRGGKKATTPPVAQETKATNEEE, encoded by the coding sequence ATGAGACACGGAAAAAAATTCAATCACTTAGGAAGACAAACAGCGCACAGAAAGGCGATGCTAGCTAATATGGCTTGTTCTTTAATAGAGCATAAACGTATTAACACAACAGTAGCTAAGGCTAAAGCTTTAAAGCAGTTTGTTGAACCAATGATTACAAAATCAAAGGAAGATACAACACATAACAGACGTATTGTTATGTCTCGTTTAAGACAAAAAGAAGCTGTTGCTGAACTTTTTAGGGAGGTAGCTGCTAAAGTTGGTGATCGTCCAGGAGGTTATACAAGAATTATTAAACTTGGTAATCGTTTAGGTGATAATGCTGATATGGCAATGATAGAGCTTGTAGATTATAATGAAATCTACAACGCAGGTAAAGAATCTAAGAAGACAACAAGAAGAAGTAGAAGAGGCGGTAAGAAAGCCACAACTCCTCCAGTTGCTCAAGAAACTAAAGCTACTAACGAAGAAGAATAA
- the rplE gene encoding 50S ribosomal protein L5: MAYIPRLKQEYKDKVVAALTEEFGYKNVMQVPKLTKIVISRGVGGAVADKKLIDYSIDEISKISGQKAVATISKKDVASFKLRKGMPIGVKVTLRGEQMYEFLDRLVTSSLPRVRDFNGIKATGFDGRGNYNLGITEQIIFPEIDIDKVNKIAGMDITFVTTADTDKEAKSLLTELGIPFKKN, encoded by the coding sequence ATGGCTTATATTCCAAGATTAAAACAAGAGTACAAGGACAAGGTTGTTGCCGCTCTTACAGAAGAATTCGGATATAAAAATGTAATGCAAGTACCTAAACTAACTAAGATAGTAATATCTAGAGGTGTAGGTGGCGCAGTTGCAGATAAGAAGTTAATAGATTACTCTATTGACGAAATCAGTAAAATATCTGGACAAAAAGCAGTAGCTACAATATCTAAAAAAGATGTTGCATCTTTTAAATTGCGTAAAGGCATGCCAATTGGTGTAAAAGTTACTTTAAGAGGAGAGCAAATGTATGAGTTTTTAGACCGTTTAGTAACATCTTCATTACCACGTGTAAGAGATTTTAATGGTATAAAAGCAACTGGCTTTGATGGTAGAGGTAATTACAACTTAGGAATTACTGAGCAAATTATTTTTCCTGAAATCGATATTGATAAGGTAAATAAAATTGCAGGTATGGATATTACTTTTGTAACAACAGCCGATACCGATAAAGAAGCAAAATCATTATTAACAGAACTAGGAATACCTTTTAAAAAGAACTAA
- the rpsM gene encoding 30S ribosomal protein S13, with protein sequence MARIAGVDIPKQKRGVISLTYIYGIGRSRAKEILATAKVDESTKVQDWTDDEIGAIRDTVGTFKIEGELRSETQLNIKRLMDIGCYRGIRHRAGLPLRGQRTKNNSRTRKGRRKTVANKKKVTK encoded by the coding sequence ATGGCAAGAATTGCAGGTGTAGACATACCAAAACAAAAAAGAGGAGTAATCTCTTTAACTTATATCTATGGAATAGGTAGAAGTAGAGCAAAAGAAATTTTAGCTACTGCTAAAGTTGACGAAAGTACTAAAGTTCAAGATTGGACTGACGATGAAATTGGAGCAATCCGTGATACTGTTGGTACATTTAAAATTGAAGGTGAATTACGTTCTGAAACACAATTAAACATTAAGCGATTAATGGATATTGGATGTTACAGAGGTATTCGTCATAGAGCTGGTCTTCCATTAAGAGGGCAACGTACTAAAAACAACTCTAGAACTAGAAAAGGTAGAAGAAAAACAGTTGCTAACAAGAAAAAAGTAACTAAATAA
- the rpsQ gene encoding 30S ribosomal protein S17 produces MEKRNLRKERIGIVTSNKMMKSIVVAEVKKVKHPMYGKFVLKTKKYVAHDETNDCNEGDTVRIMETRPLSKSKCWRLVEIIERAK; encoded by the coding sequence ATGGAAAAAAGAAATTTAAGAAAAGAACGTATAGGAATTGTTACTAGTAACAAAATGATGAAATCAATTGTTGTTGCTGAAGTGAAAAAAGTAAAACATCCTATGTATGGAAAGTTCGTGTTAAAAACAAAAAAATATGTTGCACACGACGAAACAAACGACTGTAACGAAGGAGATACTGTAAGAATTATGGAAACACGACCTTTAAGTAAATCTAAGTGTTGGAGACTAGTAGAAATAATTGAAAGAGCTAAGTAA
- the rpsN gene encoding 30S ribosomal protein S14 produces MAKESMKAREVKRAKTVAKYAAKRKALKEAGDYEALQKLPKNASPIRMHNRCKLTGRPKGYMRTFGISRVTFREMANQGLIPGVKKASW; encoded by the coding sequence ATGGCTAAAGAATCAATGAAAGCCCGCGAGGTGAAAAGAGCAAAAACAGTAGCAAAGTATGCAGCTAAACGTAAAGCTTTAAAAGAAGCTGGAGATTACGAAGCATTACAAAAGTTGCCAAAAAATGCATCACCAATTCGCATGCATAACAGATGTAAATTAACAGGAAGACCTAAAGGTTATATGAGAACATTTGGAATATCTCGTGTTACATTTCGTGAAATGGCTAACCAAGGATTAATTCCAGGAGTTAAAAAAGCAAGTTGGTAA
- the secY gene encoding preprotein translocase subunit SecY, which translates to MKLIETLKNVWKITELKDRIILTLGMLLVYRFGAQVVLPGIDASKLGALGDNTEQGLLGLLNAFTGGAFANASVFALGIMPYISASIVVQLMGIAIPYLQKLQKEGASGQKKITQITRWLTIAICMVQAPGYLVSLPSLGIPQEAFLLGQGGLFYFSSIVILVTGCIFAMWLGEKITDKGIGNGISLLIMVGIIATLPVSFVQEYAARVTESNGGLIMILIELVIWFVIILASVMLVMAVRKIAVQYARRTASGGYEKNVFGSRQYIPLKLNASGVMPIIFAQAIMFVPGLIGGMDFMKDSNVGQWLQAQFSDIFGLWYNVVFALLIIIFTYFYTAITVPTNKMADDLKRSGGFIPGIRPGTETSEYLDKIMSQITLPGSIFLALIAVFPAFIVKLMNVQQGWALFFGGTSLLIMVGVAIDTMQQVNSYLLNKHYDGLMKTGKNRKG; encoded by the coding sequence ATGAAATTAATAGAGACTTTAAAGAATGTTTGGAAAATAACGGAACTAAAAGATAGAATCATTCTTACTTTAGGAATGCTTTTAGTCTATCGTTTTGGAGCACAAGTTGTGCTTCCTGGTATTGATGCAAGTAAATTAGGTGCTCTTGGTGATAATACAGAACAAGGACTATTAGGTTTACTTAACGCCTTTACAGGAGGAGCCTTTGCAAATGCATCTGTGTTTGCATTGGGTATTATGCCTTATATCTCTGCATCTATTGTAGTACAGTTAATGGGAATTGCGATTCCTTACTTGCAAAAACTACAAAAAGAAGGAGCTAGTGGTCAAAAGAAGATAACACAAATAACACGTTGGTTAACCATTGCTATATGTATGGTTCAAGCTCCAGGTTATTTAGTAAGCTTACCTTCTTTAGGAATACCTCAAGAAGCATTTTTATTAGGTCAAGGAGGTTTGTTTTACTTCTCTTCAATTGTAATCTTAGTTACTGGCTGTATTTTTGCAATGTGGTTAGGAGAAAAAATTACAGATAAAGGAATAGGTAATGGTATCTCTCTATTAATTATGGTTGGTATTATTGCAACATTGCCAGTATCTTTTGTACAAGAATATGCAGCAAGAGTTACTGAGTCTAATGGAGGATTAATTATGATTCTTATAGAGTTAGTAATTTGGTTTGTAATTATCTTAGCATCAGTAATGCTAGTAATGGCTGTACGTAAAATTGCAGTACAATATGCACGTAGAACTGCCTCTGGTGGTTATGAGAAAAATGTGTTTGGATCTAGACAATACATTCCATTAAAGCTAAATGCATCAGGAGTTATGCCAATAATTTTTGCACAAGCAATTATGTTTGTACCTGGATTAATAGGTGGAATGGATTTTATGAAAGATTCTAATGTAGGACAGTGGTTGCAAGCTCAATTTTCGGATATATTTGGATTGTGGTATAATGTAGTATTTGCTTTATTAATTATAATATTCACATATTTTTATACAGCAATTACAGTGCCTACAAACAAAATGGCAGATGATTTAAAACGTAGTGGTGGTTTTATTCCAGGGATTCGTCCAGGAACTGAAACATCAGAATATTTAGATAAAATAATGTCGCAAATAACATTACCAGGTTCTATATTCTTAGCTTTAATAGCAGTGTTCCCTGCATTTATTGTAAAGCTAATGAACGTACAACAAGGTTGGGCATTATTCTTTGGTGGTACATCACTATTAATTATGGTTGGAGTTGCAATTGATACGATGCAGCAAGTGAATTCATACTTGTTGAACAAACATTATGATGGCTTGATGAAGACAGGTAAAAATAGAAAAGGCTAA
- the rpsE gene encoding 30S ribosomal protein S5 yields the protein MYQKYKSAELVKPSGLDLKDRLVGVQRVTKVTKGGRAFGFSAIVVVGDEAGVVGHGLGKSKDVASAIAKAVEDAKKNLVRIPIIKGTLPHEQKGKYGGARVNIIPAAPGTGVIAGGAVRTVLEAVGVHDVLSKSQGSSNPHNVVKATFDALLQLRDARLIAKNRGISLEKVFNG from the coding sequence ATGTATCAAAAATACAAAAGCGCAGAGTTAGTAAAACCAAGTGGATTAGATCTAAAAGATCGTTTAGTTGGTGTGCAAAGAGTTACAAAAGTAACAAAAGGTGGTAGAGCATTTGGTTTCTCGGCAATCGTAGTGGTTGGAGATGAAGCTGGTGTTGTAGGACATGGTTTAGGAAAATCTAAAGATGTTGCTAGTGCAATTGCAAAAGCAGTAGAAGATGCTAAGAAAAACCTAGTTCGAATTCCTATTATTAAAGGAACATTACCTCATGAACAAAAAGGTAAATACGGTGGAGCAAGAGTAAATATTATTCCTGCAGCACCTGGTACAGGAGTTATTGCTGGTGGAGCTGTAAGAACAGTTTTAGAAGCAGTAGGTGTTCATGATGTATTATCGAAATCTCAAGGTTCATCAAACCCTCATAACGTGGTAAAAGCTACTTTTGATGCTTTATTGCAATTAAGAGATGCTAGACTTATTGCTAAGAACAGAGGAATTTCTTTAGAAAAAGTTTTTAACGGATAA
- the rplP gene encoding 50S ribosomal protein L16, with the protein MLQPKRTKFRKQQKGRMKGNSGRGHLLSSGMFGIKSLDSKFITSRQIEAARIAATRYMKREGQLWIKIFPDKPITKKPLEVRMGKGKGAVEYWAAVVKPGRVLFEVGGVPLDVAKEALRLAAQKLPVKTKFIIARDYEA; encoded by the coding sequence ATGTTACAACCAAAAAGAACAAAATTCCGTAAGCAGCAAAAAGGGCGTATGAAAGGTAACTCTGGAAGAGGTCATTTGCTTTCAAGCGGAATGTTTGGTATAAAATCGTTAGACTCGAAGTTTATTACTTCTCGTCAAATAGAAGCAGCGCGTATTGCCGCTACACGTTATATGAAAAGAGAAGGGCAGTTATGGATTAAAATATTTCCAGACAAGCCTATTACAAAAAAGCCTCTTGAAGTACGTATGGGTAAAGGTAAAGGTGCCGTTGAATATTGGGCAGCTGTTGTTAAACCAGGAAGAGTTTTATTTGAAGTAGGAGGTGTGCCATTAGACGTTGCAAAAGAAGCATTACGTTTAGCTGCGCAAAAACTTCCAGTAAAAACTAAGTTTATTATCGCTAGAGATTATGAAGCTTAA
- the rpmC gene encoding 50S ribosomal protein L29 — MKQSEIKELSNAELQEKLSETKKSYTDLKLAHAISPLENPIQLRAVRRNVARLATELTKREVQ, encoded by the coding sequence ATGAAACAATCAGAAATTAAAGAACTATCTAATGCTGAGTTACAAGAAAAACTTAGTGAAACTAAAAAGAGTTATACAGACCTTAAATTGGCTCATGCTATATCTCCTCTTGAAAATCCAATTCAGTTACGTGCTGTAAGAAGAAACGTGGCAAGATTGGCAACAGAGTTAACTAAAAGAGAAGTACAATAA
- the rplR gene encoding 50S ribosomal protein L18: MALSKNDRRQRIQNRIRKIVSGTETRPRLSVFRSNKEIYAQIIDDVSGKTISTASSRDKDISSKGTKTEVATLVGKSVAEKALKAGVETISFDRGGYLYHGRVKSLAEGAREAGLKF, from the coding sequence ATGGCATTATCAAAGAACGATAGAAGACAAAGAATACAAAACAGAATTCGTAAAATAGTTTCAGGAACTGAAACTAGACCAAGATTATCTGTTTTTAGAAGTAATAAAGAAATTTACGCGCAAATAATTGATGACGTAAGTGGTAAAACTATTAGTACAGCATCTTCTAGAGACAAGGACATCAGTTCAAAAGGAACAAAAACAGAAGTTGCTACTTTAGTAGGTAAAAGCGTTGCTGAAAAAGCTTTAAAAGCAGGTGTAGAGACTATCTCTTTCGATAGAGGTGGATATTTATACCATGGTAGAGTAAAATCATTAGCCGAAGGAGCTAGAGAAGCAGGACTTAAATTCTAA